One window of Mesorhizobium sp. WSM4904 genomic DNA carries:
- a CDS encoding ABC transporter permease: protein MSTEAIPAEKPKRNFNALFGLTLLGLLLLMWIVLAVATPSFATALNITNLLRQGSLIAILAVGQTFVIITGGIDLSVGAVVGFTTVVVALLINAGWPIWAAVLITLLVGVAIGLFHGFGIVKMGLPPFIITLATMTSLRGIGLLMTNGNSISINSDPFQAFSRGSLLGIPYLFWMVILVAIPSYVFLHHTRWGRYLFSVGSNAEAARLSGVNVPRTIFMAYILSGLLAAFVGVLLASRIGIGNPTQGDTYELQAIASSVIGGTSLFGAIGSVHGPLIGSFILSTINNGANLLNVNTFWQRVITGMLIIVIVYFDGLRRRGK, encoded by the coding sequence ATGAGCACCGAGGCGATCCCCGCCGAAAAACCCAAGCGCAATTTCAACGCCCTGTTCGGGCTGACGCTGCTTGGCCTTCTGCTGCTGATGTGGATCGTGCTGGCGGTCGCCACGCCGTCCTTCGCCACGGCGCTCAACATCACCAACCTTCTGCGCCAGGGTTCGCTGATCGCCATCCTCGCCGTCGGCCAGACCTTCGTCATCATCACCGGCGGCATCGACCTTTCGGTCGGCGCCGTGGTCGGCTTCACCACCGTCGTCGTCGCGCTTCTGATCAATGCCGGCTGGCCGATCTGGGCGGCGGTGCTGATCACTTTGCTGGTCGGCGTCGCCATCGGCCTCTTCCACGGCTTCGGCATCGTCAAGATGGGCCTGCCGCCCTTCATCATCACGCTGGCCACCATGACCTCGCTGCGCGGCATCGGCTTGCTGATGACCAACGGCAACTCGATCTCGATCAACAGCGACCCGTTCCAGGCCTTCTCGCGCGGCTCGCTGCTCGGCATCCCCTATCTGTTCTGGATGGTGATCCTGGTCGCGATACCGTCTTACGTCTTCCTGCATCACACGCGCTGGGGCCGCTATTTGTTCTCGGTCGGTTCCAATGCCGAGGCCGCGCGCCTGTCCGGCGTGAACGTGCCGCGCACCATCTTCATGGCCTACATCCTGTCCGGCCTGCTTGCCGCCTTCGTCGGCGTGCTGCTCGCCTCGCGCATCGGCATCGGCAACCCGACGCAGGGCGACACCTATGAGCTGCAGGCCATCGCCTCGTCGGTGATCGGCGGCACCTCGCTGTTCGGCGCCATCGGTTCGGTGCACGGGCCGCTGATCGGCTCCTTCATCCTTTCGACGATCAACAACGGCGCCAACCTGCTCAACGTCAACACCTTCTGGCAGCGCGTCATCACCGGCATGCTGATCATCGTCATCGTCTACTTCGACGGCCTGCGCCGTCGCGGCAAATAA
- a CDS encoding sugar ABC transporter ATP-binding protein, whose amino-acid sequence MTSTAQELHPAPTLEPGRTILELKGLEKRYPGTHALKPVNLAFKAAEIHAIVGENGAGKSTLIKLLTGVMPRTSGEVIWEGRPEALATPHEAMALGINAVHQEVVLCRHLTVAANMFLGEENSRFGLLQQRAMVNEAQKIIDGLGFDLPAHVVLGDLTIGQQQLIAAARATVRGTKFLIFDEPTAYLTRKEADQLFKLIRRLKGEGVTIIYISHRMEEVFELADRVSVLRDGTLVGTRDIAETNEPELVKLMINRSIEQIYHKEHFTPGATIVETRNLSGKGFENVSVTVRAGEIVGLYGLIGAGRSEFVTTLYGRHRKSAGQILWQGKEVQVNSEHDAIRLGMALAPESRRDQGLCLNLPVGTNLNLPIYKRISSNLLISGSREKSEAERQIADLRIKTPTRHALASSLSGGNQQKIVIGKWLAHGAKLFIFDEPTVGVDVGTKAEIYRLFSTLLSKGAGIILISSYLPEVYELADTLHVFRRGKLVATHGFHTASHEDILGQALAEKQEKSGGQK is encoded by the coding sequence ATGACTTCGACGGCGCAGGAACTGCACCCCGCACCCACGCTGGAGCCCGGCAGGACGATCCTCGAACTCAAGGGCCTCGAGAAGCGCTATCCCGGCACCCATGCGCTGAAGCCGGTGAACCTTGCCTTCAAGGCGGCCGAGATCCACGCCATCGTCGGCGAGAACGGCGCCGGCAAATCGACGCTCATCAAATTGCTCACCGGCGTCATGCCGCGCACCTCCGGCGAGGTGATCTGGGAGGGCAGGCCTGAAGCGCTCGCCACGCCGCACGAGGCGATGGCGCTCGGCATCAATGCCGTCCACCAGGAGGTGGTGCTCTGCCGCCACCTCACCGTCGCCGCCAACATGTTCCTCGGCGAGGAGAATTCGCGCTTCGGCCTGCTGCAGCAGCGCGCCATGGTCAATGAAGCGCAGAAGATCATCGACGGCCTGGGCTTCGATCTGCCGGCGCATGTCGTGCTCGGCGACCTTACCATCGGCCAGCAGCAGCTGATCGCCGCCGCCCGCGCCACGGTCCGCGGCACCAAGTTCCTGATCTTCGACGAGCCGACCGCCTATCTCACCCGCAAGGAAGCCGACCAGCTGTTCAAGCTGATCCGCCGGCTGAAGGGCGAAGGTGTCACCATCATCTATATCAGCCATCGCATGGAGGAAGTGTTCGAGCTCGCCGACCGCGTCTCGGTGCTGCGCGACGGCACGCTCGTCGGCACCCGCGACATCGCCGAGACCAACGAGCCGGAACTGGTCAAGCTGATGATCAACCGCTCGATCGAGCAGATCTACCACAAGGAACATTTCACGCCGGGCGCGACGATCGTCGAGACGAGGAACCTCTCGGGCAAGGGTTTCGAGAATGTCTCGGTAACCGTCCGCGCCGGCGAGATCGTCGGCCTCTACGGGTTGATCGGCGCCGGCCGCAGCGAGTTCGTCACCACGCTCTATGGCCGCCACAGGAAGTCTGCCGGCCAGATCCTGTGGCAAGGCAAGGAGGTGCAGGTCAATTCCGAGCACGACGCGATCCGGCTCGGCATGGCCCTCGCCCCCGAAAGCCGCCGCGACCAGGGCCTTTGCCTCAACCTGCCGGTCGGCACGAACCTCAACCTGCCGATCTACAAGCGCATTTCGAGCAATCTTCTGATCTCCGGCTCGCGCGAAAAATCCGAGGCCGAGCGCCAGATCGCGGATCTCCGCATCAAGACGCCGACGCGTCATGCGCTCGCCTCCAGCCTGTCGGGCGGCAACCAGCAGAAGATCGTCATCGGCAAATGGCTGGCGCATGGCGCCAAGCTGTTCATCTTCGACGAACCGACGGTGGGCGTCGATGTCGGCACCAAGGCCGAGATCTACCGGCTGTTCTCGACGCTGTTGTCCAAGGGCGCCGGCATCATCCTGATCTCGTCCTATCTGCCGGAAGTCTATGAGCTCGCCGACACGCTGCATGTGTTCCGGCGCGGCAAGCTGGTCGCCACGCATGGCTTCCACACCGCCAGCCACGAGGACATTTTGGGTCAGGCACTGGCCGAGAAACAAGAAAAGTCGGGAGGACAAAAATGA